The following nucleotide sequence is from Candidatus Krumholzibacteriia bacterium.
GCGTCGTCGATGCGGCGGAAGGTCCCGAGCGCGTCCTCGAAGAACTCCTGGGCCTTCTGTACGCGTCCGGTGCAGGCATGGGCGATCCCGAGGACGATCTGGGCCGATCCGACGTCGGCATGCCGATCGGTGATCGAGAGGACTCCGAAGGCCTGCAGGGCCAGGTCACGGGCTTCGACGAATCGGCCCTGACTCTGGCGCACACGCGCCAGGCGCACTTCGACGATCGCCCGTCCGACGTCATCGTCGGAGGACGTGTTCCCGCGCGCCAGCTCGAGTTCGCGCGCGGCCTCGTCGAAGGCACCCTGTAGACGGTGACAGTCGGCCAGCTTCACGCGAAGGCCGACCTCGGCGCTCGCGACGCCGTCCGGCCGCCGCCCCCTCAATGCCGAGCGGTAGTAGTCCACGGCGGAGGAATACGCCGCCGCGTGGAAGTGGAGATCCCCGACTTCTTCGAGTCGGGCCGACGACGTGGTCGGATCGTTCTCGGCACGGGGTCGAGGCGGTGTGGGTCGCCGCCTGTCGTCCCCGTCGCGGAATCCATCCATTGGGCGTCCCTTGGGCGAGAAGGGGTTCAAGGTAGCCGAGGCACGCTCCGGGAATTCCGGGAGCTCGTCGCGCGTGTCGGCGAAACACGCACTGCGGAGCTCCTAGCGGAACCAACCGAAGGTGAGAATTCGGATCAGGTCGGCGAACCAGTCCGCGAAGACCCAGGGATCGTCGCCGGACGTGTCGTCGGCCGGGCGGTTCTGACCGCCCAACCAGTTCTCGGGGTCACCTTCCGTGTCGACCGGAGGACCGTCGGACCCGTCGTCGGACCCGCTACCCGGCGGGGAAACCGCCGACTTGCCCGACATCGACCACGCGAAGTCGTCGACGTCGGCCGCTGCCGGCGTGACCATCGCCCCTCCGAGCGCCAGACCCAGAACCAGAGCCATGACCACCAAAACGCGGCTCTTCATGTTGACCGTGCTCCTCGTGACAGGACAGGGGTGGCGGCAGACCAAGCCGCTTCCCGTACCGGACGGGCCTCCTGGATCGCGGGGCGAGTGGGCGCTGTACAGGGAGAGGGGGCCCCGGGAGCGCGATCCCGTCGACGTTCCGTCCGGTCTGGATGTTCAACGTACGTCCACCGTCCCGACGATGTCAACGGCCCGGGGACGAGTCGTCCGGGCTGGTTCGCAGCCCGTAGCGCTGGATCTTCTTGTACAGGTTGCTCCGCTGCATCTCGAGCGTCTCGGCCGTCTTCGACACGTTGTAGCCGTTCTCGTGCAGCTTGGCCTGCAGATACGCGGCCTCGCTGGCCGCCTTGAAGTCCTGGAAGGTCGGCGCGTCGAGGAACTCGGCCCCCCTGCGCGCCACGCCACCCCCACCCAGCGTGGGTGGGAGATCCATGACCCGAATCACTTCGCCAGGCGAAACGATCGCCAGGCGCTCGGCCAGGTTCCGCAACTCCCGCACGTTGCCCGGCCACGCATAGCGCTGCAGGCGCTCCATGACGTCCTCGTCCACCGCCTTGCGAGGCTGCTTCATCTCGCGTGCGCCCACCTCGAGGAAGTGATCGAAGAGCACCGGCACGTCCTCGGGCCGATCGCGCAGGGGTGGCACGTGGATCGAGATGACGTTCAGCCGGAAGAAGAGGTCCTGGCGGAACCGCAACTCCGGCTCCTGCAGGTCGCGGTTGGTGGCCGCGATCACGCGGACGTCGACCTCGATGAGGTCCTGCCCGCCGACGCGCTCGAAGCGGTTGTCCTCGAGCGCGCGCAGGACCTTGGCCTGCGCCGCCGGGCTCATGTCGCCGATCTCGTCGAGGAACAGCGTGCCACCGTGTGCTCGTTCGAACTTGCCGATCCGTCGTTGACCGGCCCCCGTGAACGAACCCTTCTCGTGACCGAAGAGTTCGCTCTCGATGAG
It contains:
- a CDS encoding sigma-54 dependent transcriptional regulator, with translation MPESTRTNPGPPDTPVRGRVLVADDEAAIRQSVGMHLRYEDYAVDEADSGEAALSRLAKGGVDVLLLDVKMPGMDGFEVMQRMQEDGVDVPVVVISGHDAVENAVEAIRRGAHDFLEKPFGREQLVVRVARALEHGRLQRAHRELHETSGWSADLIGDSAAMERVKELVAKVAPTPARVLVTGENGTGKELVARAIHAGSERAGGPFVEVNCAAIPEELIESELFGHEKGSFTGAGQRRIGKFERAHGGTLFLDEIGDMSPAAQAKVLRALEDNRFERVGGQDLIEVDVRVIAATNRDLQEPELRFRQDLFFRLNVISIHVPPLRDRPEDVPVLFDHFLEVGAREMKQPRKAVDEDVMERLQRYAWPGNVRELRNLAERLAIVSPGEVIRVMDLPPTLGGGGVARRGAEFLDAPTFQDFKAASEAAYLQAKLHENGYNVSKTAETLEMQRSNLYKKIQRYGLRTSPDDSSPGR